One region of Fusobacterium periodonticum 1_1_41FAA genomic DNA includes:
- a CDS encoding B12-binding domain-containing radical SAM protein, with translation MKITFILPAIGKKKGQRYIKTWKHMEPLMIAVLKSLTPNDIETNFMDDRNELINYDEKTDLVVISVETYTAKRAYEIAKKFREKGIKVLAGGYHPTVEPEECLENFDSIIVGNAENVWLKMLEDCKNNNLQEKYFGTSTSFAMPDRSIYKDRKYSPLALIETGRGCNFSCEFCAIHSYYEKKYYRRPVEEVVQDIKNSGKKYVFFIDDNFVADHNYALEICKAIAPLKIKWVTQGAITMAKNDELLYWMKKSGCKMVLIGYESMNPNILKDMGKGWRSSVGEINELTNKIHSYGIGIYATFVFGFGDDSQEVFDETVKFAKKHSFFFAAFNHLVPFPKTGVYRRLKEEKRLLSDKWWLDSRYPYGRISFLPLDQTPDELSKKCANARKKFFEWGSILKRALVQFKRSFDLGMFFIFLTQNFNLKNEVLEKYDLPYADNLDEMPK, from the coding sequence TTGAAAATTACATTTATATTACCAGCTATTGGTAAAAAGAAAGGTCAAAGATATATAAAAACTTGGAAGCATATGGAGCCTTTAATGATAGCAGTTTTAAAATCTTTGACTCCCAACGATATAGAAACAAATTTCATGGACGATAGAAATGAATTAATAAACTATGATGAAAAAACAGATTTAGTCGTTATTTCTGTTGAAACATATACTGCTAAAAGAGCCTATGAAATAGCTAAAAAATTTAGAGAAAAGGGAATAAAAGTTCTTGCTGGAGGATATCATCCAACAGTTGAGCCAGAAGAATGTTTGGAGAACTTTGATTCAATAATTGTGGGAAATGCAGAAAATGTTTGGCTAAAGATGTTAGAGGATTGCAAAAATAATAATTTACAAGAGAAATACTTTGGTACAAGCACATCTTTTGCTATGCCAGATAGAAGTATTTACAAAGATAGAAAATACTCACCTTTGGCACTTATTGAAACAGGTAGAGGTTGTAATTTTAGTTGTGAGTTCTGTGCTATACACTCATATTATGAGAAGAAATACTATCGTAGACCTGTTGAAGAAGTGGTACAGGATATTAAAAATTCAGGTAAAAAGTATGTATTTTTCATAGATGATAACTTTGTTGCTGACCATAATTATGCCTTAGAAATCTGTAAGGCTATAGCACCACTTAAGATTAAATGGGTAACTCAAGGTGCTATTACTATGGCAAAAAATGATGAGCTACTTTATTGGATGAAGAAAAGTGGTTGTAAGATGGTACTTATAGGTTATGAATCAATGAATCCTAATATTCTAAAAGATATGGGTAAAGGCTGGAGAAGTTCAGTAGGTGAGATAAACGAGCTTACTAATAAAATTCATAGCTATGGAATAGGAATTTATGCAACTTTTGTTTTTGGTTTTGGTGATGATAGCCAAGAAGTTTTTGATGAAACAGTTAAATTTGCAAAGAAACATTCATTTTTCTTCGCAGCCTTTAACCACTTAGTACCTTTCCCTAAGACAGGAGTATATAGGAGATTGAAAGAAGAAAAAAGACTTTTAAGTGATAAATGGTGGCTAGATTCAAGATATCCTTATGGTAGAATTTCATTTTTACCTTTGGATCAAACCCCAGATGAACTGTCAAAAAAATGTGCCAATGCTAGAAAGAAATTCTTTGAATGGGGATCTATTTTGAAAAGAGCCCTTGTTCAATTCAAACGTAGCTTTGACTTGGGAATGTTCTTCATCTTCTTGACACAAAACTTTAACTTAAAAAATGAAGTTTTAGAAAAATATGATTTACCTTATGCTGATAATTTAGATGAAATGCCAAAATAG